Part of the Oncorhynchus nerka isolate Pitt River linkage group LG14, Oner_Uvic_2.0, whole genome shotgun sequence genome is shown below.
GGAGTTGGAAGACATATTGATGGAGGCCAGAAACTTGGAGTCACACCTGAAAGAGAAGAAAGATCACTTGAGGCGTACCTTGGCTCTCATTTCTGACAAACTGCAGGGATAGACTTGCTACATGGGCCACAGACATTTGTAAATATTTCTTCACTGATCTCAATAAGTAACATGTCAGTACTTTTATTTTGACCTCTATGTATGCTTTTTAGGTTTACTGTCCTCACTCTTTATCCCACACTGGCAAACACAATGTGAGTGTCATTGTGGTTCATTTCTTTATAAATGACCTATTTATATTGAAGCATTGGGAATACTGTAGATCTAggcctatgtagcctactgtaaacAATAAATAGGTTCAAAAATATTGACGTTTCAGTGTCTGCAATATCCAAAGTTAAGCACTAGTTGTTGAAAATGTATAAAATCAATGATGTTTTACTTGAGACAGTGAAATATAGCCTAACCATTACCAAACAGGAAACTAACTTTTAGGTAGTAACTGTGTTGTGAGTGACCACAAGTCGGTCACAAGAGTCAATGGCTTCAGTTCAGGCTGTAGGACTAATTATCCTGTGTATCACATGGAATATTGTGTGGTGTTATCATAGCCTATATTTCACTTTTTCCAATAGTATATTTGAAATATTTATTACAAGCTTTTCGTTGGTGAGTGAACCAAATTAAAATTGCCCTTGTCTTTTCTTAATACATCTTTTTTGTTATAAGTTGTTTATGTAGAGGATTGATATATTCACAAAACAGGAGTGGACGTAAATCTTACAAAAAAATACACATATTTAAGAACATTAAACATTTTCTTTGTTTGCATGGAACTAACAAGTTTTTCAGTGCTTTTAAAGTAAACTTCACAATAAGGTGTTTTGATGGTTATCCAGTCAATAATCAGAAAGGATACTTGGCAAGAAATGAAAGATGAATACAGTACTCTAATGTGCCTCCAATTTTCTTTCTAATAGATACCTTCTATGAGTCATAGTGGAGTTGAATGTCCCATGGAAACCATAGGGAATGTTCACAGGCACTTCCGCTCTGCCCAACTCTTTGAATGTCTTGGCATCCAAAACCAACAGGAATGTGCTCTTGTCCTAGAGAAAGGGAACATGCTTACATTAGGAGGCTAACATTGGGAGTTAGGAGAGCAACAATTGTTAACAAACGGGCATAGGTGTTTAAGGGGGACTGACCTTATTTGGAGTGATGACCACAGACATAATGACACCGTCATCCTCTTCTGTAGCACCAGGCAAGGGTACAAAGACAGGCTCTGAAGGGTACAGTCCAGGATGCTCCCACACCTTAAAGCACAGCAGTGTGAAGGTCAGCATTGAATTTCCTACTCCTATTACCTAGGCCTACATCACGCATCGCAATAGAGTACTGTGTTACTGATGCAGATATTCttgagtaaaaaaacaaaaaagagGAATGAATGACATCCAACCTTCATTTTTTTGCCTTGGAGGTCCATCTTGATGAGAGTGTCTCCTACTAGATGTCTGAAACCACAACCGTAGAAGTAGCGATATGGTTTGGTGTTGTACTTGGCATAGTTGATTTGTGGGAACTCAAGACCACCATACGTATGGAGTTCCTCATCGTGCAGATCCTCATGTGTACAGAACACCTGCAGAGAGCGAGTTAATGAGGCTCTAATAGTGAATATTCACATAATGAGGGTAATCACAACCTTTTGTTTACTGAACTtggacatttttttaaatgtaactagctaagtcagttaagaacattcttattttacaatgacagcctaccccggccaaatcctCACCTAagccggacgatgctgggccaattgtccctatgggactcccgctcacggccggttgtgatacagcctgggatcaaaccagggtttgtagtgacgcctctagcactgagaggcagtgccttagaccgctgccccactcgggagcTTAGCTTAGTGATGTATTTCAGCAGTGATGTATAACAGAAGACTTATGATTATTATTCACACACCTTGTCCTTAGCAGTCTTGGTGGCAGTGGCGGTACTGTCAGGGCGTGTGTTCAGATTTTGCCCACTGGGTGTCTCCTTGTCTACGTTGAGAGGCAAAACAAATCGCCGGGGAAACACTCTGCACATAGTGTTGTATACCTAATTTgaacaaaaacatattttcaacCTCAAGCAGTTCACATGTAGGATTCCTGATCCTAGTGACTTCAGCTAGTtacacttacagtgcattcggaaagtattcagaccccttcacgttttccacattttgttaggttacagccttattctaaaatgtatttcacatttttttttttttttatctacctAAAATACCCtagaatgacaaagcaaaaacagttgtatttatttttatttacacaaatattcagaccctttactcagtgctttgttgaagcacatttggcagcgattagagcCTTGAGtcatgggtatgacgctacaagcttggcacacctgtatttgggtagtttctcccattcttctctgcagatcctctcaagctctgtcaggttggatggggagcgctgCTGCACGTCTCTTCAAAGATGTTCGGTcggtttcaagtccgggctctggctgggccactcaaggacatttggagacttgtcccaaagccattcctgcgttgtcttagctgtgtgcttagggtcgtcctTTTGGAAGTGAGCCTttatcccagtctgaggtcctgagcgctctggagcaggttttcattaaggatctctttgtactttgctctgttaatctttgtctcgatcctgactagtcttcgaGTCCctcccactgaaaaacatccccatagggatggtgtcaagtttcctccagaagtgacgcttgacATTAATCCAAAtgatttaatcttggtttcatcaaaccagagaatcttgtttctcatggtctgagattcttaaggtgccttttggcataGTCATCCAaaggggctgtcatgtgcctttactgaggagtggcttccgtctggttactttaccataaaggcctgattggtggagcgctgcagagactgttgtccttatGGAAGGATCTctaggaactctagagctctgtcagagtggccatcgggttcttggtcacctccctgacccaaGGCCCGTCTCCcccaattgttcagtttggccgggcggccagctcaaggaagagtcttggtggttccaaacttcttccatttaagaattatggaggccactgtgttcttagggaccttcaatgctgcaaaaacattttgatacccttccccagatctgtgcctcgacacaatcctgtctcgggcctctacggacaattccttcaacctcatggcttggtttttgctctgacatgcacggtcacctgtgggaccttatatagacaggtgtgtgccattccaaatcatgtccaatcaattgaatttaccacaggtggactccaagttgtagaaacatctcacggatgatcaatggaaacaggatgcacctgagctcaattttgagtctcatagcaaacgatctgaatacttatgtaaataaggtatttctgtaaaactgttttcgctttgtcattatggggtattttgtgtagattgctgagaaattatttttatttaatcaattttagaataaggctgtaacaatgttttaaaattcaaggggtctgaatactttccgaaggcactgtataactaATGAACAAGCCATTATTAATGCTTTATAAGTTATACAAAAAAGTATATATTCTTCTGAATTCTAATGCATATAACTGTTTACAAATAATGGTATATGTATTTGTAGTTAGTAATAGTATTTGTAAATAGTTTATTAATGATTATTCATTGAAGTGGTTATACCCTTCAGTTTAGACTTATACTGACCTCGTCCAGAGCCTCTCCTGACTTGCGCATGTTCTGAACAATGTAGTTGTTGATGGCTTTGCCATCGTCTGCGGCACAGAGGTCCATAACCAGGAAGCCATCCTCCTCCCAGGCGTTGATCTGGTGGAATGTGGACAGCGCTTTGGCATGATACTTGACTGAGTTGCGCTGGAAGAGAATAAAGGATGTCAGTCATCAGAAATGAAATGTATAACTTAAAAGCAATTACTGTAGGCTTAGTATCCTTTGTCTCGTTCATAGCTTGTCATTTACCAAAAATTTCAACCTGAATTGAGAGACTCAAGGGCGTTCTAGACCAAGGTCTTACCTTGCCTGTCTGCTTGTTAATCAAATGAAAGATGGTCTCAAGTTTAGGGTCCCAATAGATCCCATCGCTGATACCCTTTCCTCTCAGCTTGCCTGTCACAATCTTCAAGAGGTCCATTTTGATAGGCTGCTCAATAAACACCACGTAATTCTCCGACATTGCTGAAATTGAATGAACAGTATATCAATTGCCACTCTTTTGGGGTTGAGTCAGATCATATCAGTATTGATAGATCATTGCTGTGCATTCTGATTAACAAAAGGATGAAACATGACCATTTTGCTTTGAAGATGGTTGGCAGAGTGAGCCATCTACTGGTGAGAGGGTTTACATTAAATGTGTCATTAGCTATGGAGCCTCTGGAGGCTTTGTGTGGTCTGCTCACCAAAGCTGTGGTAGTATGAAGGTCTTGCCTTGTCCACTGAAGGAATAGAACAGACCACTGTAGCTCCCTCCAGGGTTTCCTTTGGGTTTTCTGGCGTTGTCCTTGTCGGAGGCACACGGATGATATTGTAAATTGCACCTGAAAAAAACACTGGTGGTTTTAGTTTTATTTGGAACCTGGAAAACTGACCTTTGGCCAATTTTTGCAGGCAGATTTCAGGTTTAAGAGGTTTGTGTTTTGTCATTCTTAATCTGCAATTCGTTAGACTTAAGTGAAGGTGGTTAGTGAATGGGCAGGGTCTGATTCCTTACTTACCTTTAGCAGAGTAAGAATTCCCCATGTTGTATGTTGTACCATCAGGGTCTGTGTGGGGGTGGGCAGTGGCTCCATTGACAGCAATGAATTTGCTCCAGTCCACCTGTTAAGAGCATCAACAAAAATGAAATGTCTTGATAGGCCTTCAATCATCCTATCCTAAACttagcacacaaaaaaacatccTCACTGTCAGCAAACCTAACatgtgtatgaacataacaagattcaacaactgggacctaaactgaacaagttccacagacatgtgactaacagaaattgaatgtgtccctgaacaaaggggggtcaaaataaaaaataacaatcagtatctggtgtggtcaccagctgcattaagtactgcaagtgcatctcctccttatggactgcaccagatttgcccgtacTTGCTGTGAgatgagatccgggctcttcgctggccatggcagaacactgacattcctgtcttgcaggaaatcatgcacagaacgagcagtatggctggtggcattgtcatgctggagggtcatgtcaggatgagccatgacggaccctccacctccaaatcgatcccgctcaagagtacaggcctcggtgtaacgctcattccttcgacaataaacgcaaatccgaccttcacccctggtgagacaaaaccgcgactcgcctgtgaagagcactttttgccagtcctgtctggtccagcgacggtgggtttgtgcccataggcgacgttgttgccggggatgtctggtgaggacttgccttacaacaggcctacaagccctcagtccagcctctctcagcctattgcggacagtctgagcactgatggagggattgtgcgtttctggtgtaactcgggcagttgttgttgccatcctgtacctgtcccgcaggtgtgatgttcggatgtaccgatcctgtgcaggtgtttgttacacgtggtctgccactgcgaggacgatcagctgtccgtcctgtctcactgtagcgctgtcttgggtgtttcacagtacggacattgcaactcattgccctggccacatctgcagtccttatgcctccttgcagcatgcctaaggcacgttcacgcagatgagcagggaccctgggcatctttcttttactgtttttcagagtcagtagaaaagcctctttagtgtccttagttttcataactgtgaccttaattgcctaccgtctgtaagctgttagtgtcttaacgaccgttccacaggtgcatattcattcattgtttatggtatATGCATGGCAAACAGTGTTTaaatcctttacaatgaagatctgtgaagttattttgatttttcgaattatctttgaaagacatggtcctgaaaaagggacgtttctttttttgctgagtttataacgtAATAGGTCTCTTATTAAATATTTCAACGGAATCATTTGGTTATTTGTTTATACTGAATGGAACCCTTTGTACTGTATGAGGCTACTGTAGGTAGTGTTTGTGTAGATCTTTAAAAAGAAAAGGAAAAGCTACACACTCGTAGATCCGATGCAATATTTTATTAGCCAAGGCCTACCTTTTCCTTTGTCTCAAGTGTCTCAGGGTCCACCTTGTGCATGAAGTTTGTCTCTGTGCTCACATAGTAATCACCCTTGTACGTCACAAAGCTCACATTGTCATTATCTGACGCTTCTGTGGACCAAAGACAGTTTTCATGTGATTAGTACAACGTAAATCAATTCTCCGTCTGTCATATATTCTCCACTCTTTGACCTCAAACTCTTGAATTGCAGACTTGAACTGTAAACTCACTTGGCAGTTCGAACCGGGACAGAAAGCGTTGGAAGAAGTTCTTGCAGGGGTCTGGCATGGCCACAGTCCCGAATTCAGACACAACGATGCGGCTGTTCTCACTGTTAGCTGTGTAGCAGTCACTGCCCAGGAAGCGGCTCTTGTAGGTCACCTGGCCTCCCGCGATTTTGAATTGATGCAGGAGGGCCATTCCATCAAACCAGTGGTTGAATCTGAGAAGCAGAAGAAATagttaatatagtacagtaaatcATTTCATATATGCAGCAATAGTCATTTTTCTCCTCATTTGATTCTGGTTAAACTTATATAGCTTGTTTAAAATATACTCACTTGTTATTACCAATCTCAAACTTTCCTGGTCCGTTTCTGAGGAAATTGCCACTAATCCACTCTGGGATAGTTCCACTGATATTAGTGCTGATGGCCTCTGGGGTCTCATCGACAGAAGCCACGATCTTCTCAATGCATGGCAGGCCGTGCACGTCTGTGTAATGATGATCCTTATTCTTCTTTGACTTAGTCTTTTTCAGGTCTGCAAGGGGAAACAGACAATATTATTACTCAAAAACACCTGAAGACCTACGAAGAAAAACAGCAGATGGATATCAAAGCAGAACTAGAAATTGTATTAAAGGAGCTTGTGAGGATTAATAGGCCTAAAATAAGTTACTCTAGAGAATCTTTTTTACAAACTGAATAATTATGTTTTAAAGATGAGATGAAAAGGTCATTAGGCAATGTTTGACTGCAAAAATGCTTTAACCCTCATTGGAGAATATCAACTTACCTGTAGAGCTTGGAGGTGACATTGCTGTCAGGATTGAGAATGTCTGTGGATGTCTTGCTTGAAGGGAGTGCAAGTGATAGGACTCTTCTCATGTGAAGCTCCTGTGTGCCGCTTAGTGTAACGGGCTGAACTTTTATATGGTCGCTGTAGCGCAACCCTTTAGACCACGTGGTGGTTCTTACATAAGTCTTTGCAGAACAGAAGTTCTGTAAGCATAGCCGGGGGAGGTAGGGGTactgaaatactcctcagtttcatcagctgtctgggtggctggtctcaaatgatcccgcaggtgaagaatccAAAGATtcttatattatattacattttgCCATCTGTGTACATTATTTGTTACTTAACCTTTTACTGAAGTGGGCTAATTcaaggtcacacagagtgtttcaaGGTAGCCTTAAACAAatgtactttgaaacaaaagtatacaccccacacacatggTTGTGGGCTTAGAAAAATACCTGTACCATGTCCGAGTtgaatgtattcaattttgagtttgcatcccagtATTACATTTTATAAACATCATAGAAGACTGAAATATGACAAAACCGTTTGTCTTATACCCCTTTAAGACATAGAATGTGGCCCCTTGGCTATGGCATGTTTGTTTGTCTGAGGGTACATTCACTACAGCTTTTTAAATGTCACCACGAAACCTTCTCAGGAGATAGTTTTGAAGCTCCACTGAAGGGTTATTTAACATGTCTGTAAAGGAATGTCCATTCTGAAGCTGAACTAACTTCTATCTCCAGGCAACCAGAACTGCCAATCAAATGACCTCGAGCTGCCTACGTGCACCCTGCCTGGTGCCTGCTTGCAGACCACTCTCCTAAGGAAAGTATTTTGAAGTTTGTTAAATACAATGGCGTACCAATACATTTAGTAGAAAACACAACACATCGATCTACCATTTAAAAACATCAGAAAAAGAGCACAACAGCATATCAATTAGCAACGTTTGTTGTCAGGGAAACAATGCTGAACATTCTATGCAGGAGCAGAATTCTACTGTCTGAAAAGGTACAGATGCTTCTGATGCGGCACTATTATTTTCTGGAAGGGTTTCAATTGTCGCTATCAACCTGTTACTGTTAGCCGTGTCCTATGTatgaaaaatatatacttcttaaattattttttttattatgaaaaatatgaataacatgcCACAAGGCCAGGAAAGTCCAACAGAACAAACCATCCAGTCATAATATTTGACACGCTCCAGCTCTGTATCCTTAGgctgttttattaataaaacaacaCAAGCTATTTGTGTCGGGATTTTCAGAGATAAGCTTATAATTTACAG
Proteins encoded:
- the LOC115141707 gene encoding carotenoid-cleaving dioxygenase, mitochondrial-like, giving the protein MSPPSSTDLKKTKSKKNKDHHYTDVHGLPCIEKIVASVDETPEAISTNISGTIPEWISGNFLRNGPGKFEIGNNKFNHWFDGMALLHQFKIAGGQVTYKSRFLGSDCYTANSENSRIVVSEFGTVAMPDPCKNFFQRFLSRFELPKASDNDNVSFVTYKGDYYVSTETNFMHKVDPETLETKEKVDWSKFIAVNGATAHPHTDPDGTTYNMGNSYSAKGAIYNIIRVPPTRTTPENPKETLEGATVVCSIPSVDKARPSYYHSFAMSENYVVFIEQPIKMDLLKIVTGKLRGKGISDGIYWDPKLETIFHLINKQTGKRNSVKYHAKALSTFHQINAWEEDGFLVMDLCAADDGKAINNYIVQNMRKSGEALDEVYNTMCRVFPRRFVLPLNVDKETPSGQNLNTRPDSTATATKTAKDKVFCTHEDLHDEELHTYGGLEFPQINYAKYNTKPYRYFYGCGFRHLVGDTLIKMDLQGKKMKVWEHPGLYPSEPVFVPLPGATEEDDGVIMSVVITPNKDKSTFLLVLDAKTFKELGRAEVPVNIPYGFHGTFNSTMTHRRCDSKFLASINMSSNSLTCEASIAALSL